From uncultured Fusobacterium sp.:
TATTACATGTTTCATAATATCTTCCTCCTTTAATTTTATAGGGTATACCCCTATAAAAAGGATACTCTATTTATTATTAAAAGTCAATATTTTTATGCTCTATTTTTTATATACCCCTATTATAAAGTAAAAAAGTTACCCATTACGAGTAACTTTAAAATTACATTATTTGATTTTTTTATAAAAAAATGATATAATGAAGTACTAAAAGAAATTTGTTCATATAAGAACTCTATAAGGAGGTATCTATTGCAACTAGATACCTCTTTTATTTTTATCTAAAATATGTTATCATACATTTTAGTGTAACAACTCCATTCTTTTACAGAAGGGAGGGAGTTTTTTATGAATAAATATATATTTCTTTTAGTTATAATAATATTGTTTTTTCTAATAAATTTTAAAGTTTATTAGATTAAACCTCTATTAATCCCGTTGTACATTGAGTTGTTACATAGAGAGAGTGAATTAGGTTGCAACTAATTCCTCTCTCATTTTTTATATTATTTATCATCTATTCCTTAAGAGTCCTGTAGTTTTCCATTTTCCTTTCATATAATAGTAAATTGAAAGTAAAGTTCCTAAAATCCATCCTGCTGGAAATGCCCAATATATACCTATATAACCAATTTTAGCAGCAAAAACATATGAAAAAGCAACTCTTAATACTAAGTCTGCAAAGGTAGTAGCCATAAACTCATTCATATCCCCTGCTCCTCTTAAAACTGCATCAGCTGCTATTTTAATACAAACTACTGTATAAAATGGTGCTGTTGTTCTTACAAAGTCTATTCCTATATTTAGTATTTCAACCTCTTTTTCTATATCTATAAACATTCCTAGGAGTTTATCTCCAAATAGATATACAACTACCAAAGCTGTAACAGATATAATCTCTGTTAGCCAGACTGTTACCTTATATCCCTCTTTTACCCTATCTATTTTCTTTGCTCCTATATTTTGAGCTACAAAACTAGAAGAGGCATTTGCTAAAGTTGCCAATGTCATAATTACAAAAGTATGAATTTTAAATGCTGCTGCATATCCTGCAACAACTGCTGAACCAAAACTGTTGATTAAGCTTTGTACACATAATTGTCCCACTGACACAAATGATTGTTGAAATATACTTGGCACTGCTATCTTACAAATTAATTTTAACATTTGCAGATTAAATAATGGTACTTTTTTATCTACTTTTATCTTTTTCAATCTATAAAATAAAAATGTTATTGCTAAAATTGATGATAATCCTTGAGCTAAAAATGTTGCCCAAGCTATCCCTGATACACCCATTTGAAACTTTGTTACAAATAAAATATCTAAAGCCACATTTAATAGAGATGAAAATATTAAAAAATAAAGTGGTGTCTTAGAATCTCCTAATCCTGTAAAAATTGCTGTTGCTGTATTATACATAAAAAGAAAAATAAGTCCCCATATATATACTTTCAAATATAATCTTGAATCAGCAAATATATTTTCTGGTGTATTTATCATTCTCATTATATCACTGCAAAATAGTGTACCAAAAATTGTTAAAACTATACTTACAACTGTAATTGCTATAACTGAAGTTGATACTGAAGTTTTCATCTTCACAAGTTTATTTGCCCCAAATGTTTGAGAAACTACAACAGCAGCTCCAACACTTGCTCCATTTGCCACTGCTATAAATAGCACTGTTATTGGATAGGAAGCTCCTATTGCTGCTAAAGCATCTACTCCTATAAACTTTCCTGCTACTACACTATCTACAATATTATAGAATTGTTGAAACATCATACTAAAAAGCATTGGCATTGAAAAACTTAAAAGAATTTTAACTGGTGAACCCTCTGTCATATTTTTTATCATCTTACTTATCCCCTCAATCTATTTTACTACAATGTAGTATTATATACTTTTATATAAAAAAATCAAAAATTTTATGATTTTATCCTATTTTTTTAAATTTCATGTTCTAAAAAAAATTAAAGAGAGTTTTTTTCGTTTAAATAAAAAAGCAATTCCAATATCAGATATCAGAACTGCTTTCAGTTTATTTTTCTTCTATTAATTTTTCTCCAGCTTCTCTATAAAGATCATAACCTTTTCCCATTTGGTAGATCTTATAATATGTACTTATAAGAGGAGCTCCTTGTTTTACATTTTTCACATGATAACTTATCATTTTTTTAGGCTCTACTATCCCTTTTTCTTGAAAACTTTTATAAATTTTAGTTATCTCTTCTACTTTCTTTTTATCCTTTACTTCTTTTAACTTCACTTCATTCTTAGAACAAAATTCAATATACTTAGTAAATGCCTCTATATTTGAAGTTTTAAAATAGAAAACTCCTACAAAATTTACTAGAGCTACACTCATAAATATATAAATCAAAAAAGTTTTTATTTTATTCATTTAATCACCTAAATAAATACAGCAATTAAAACTAAAATTCCTAAAACTATTCTGTAGATTCCAAAAGAAACAAAATCTCTCTTTTTAATATATCCCATAAACCATTTAATTACAAGATATGCAACAACAAAAGATACAAGAGATCCCACTCCTAAAAGTTGCCACTCAACTGGGGAAAATTTCAATCCATTTTTCAAAAGTTTCAATAGTGTTGCTCCAAACATAGTTGGTATAGCTAAGAAAAATGAAAATTCTGTTGCCACTCCTCTTGAAAGTCCTAAAAGAAGTCCCCCTATTATAGTTGCTCCCGATCTTGAAGTTCCTGGAATCATAGCTAAACATTGGAATAATCCAACTGTAAATGCTTTTTTATATCCCATTTTACTAAAGCTATCAATGTTTGAAGAACTTTTATAATATTTTTCAACAACTATCAATATTATTCCATAAAAAATAAGTGTTGTAGCTACTACAACTACATTTCCCATAAAATATTCAGAAATATAATCATCTAAAAGTAATCCAATTACAGCTGATGGAAGAACTCCAACTACAACTTTTGCCCACAATCTAAATCTTTGAACAAAAACTTCTTTATCTCTCACAAAAGGAGTTAAATCGTTCCAAAAATATAAAACTACTGCAAGAATAGCTCCTAATTGTACAATTATCAAGAAACTATCCATAAAACTTTTACTAAAAAAGCTACTGTTAATAAATTTCTCAACTAAGATCATGTGTCCTGTACTACTAACAGGAAGAAATTCTGTCATTCCCTCTACTATACCAAGTATAATAACAATTAAAAAAGGATTCATCTATCAATTTCCTCCTATAAATATGGATCTTCTGTTGCCATATAATTTTCTACATAATCTTTAACTCCCTCTTCTAATGAGTGGAATTTTTTAGTATATCCAGCTTTTTTCAATTTATCCATTGAAGCTTGTGTAAAATATTGGTATCTTCCTCTTAAATCTTCAGGCATTGGAATAAATTCAACTACATCTTCAACAGCAAGATCTGGATTTTTAGAAGCTGCTCTCATTGTTGCCATAGAAAGATCTAGGAAGCTTCTAGCCTCTCCAGTTCCTATATTATATACTCCTGATTCAACTTTTTCAGTTAATAAGAAATAGATTACATCCACAACATCTTTTAGATAAACAAAATCTCTAAGTTGCTCTCCATCTTTATATCCCTCTTTATGAGATTTGAAAAGTTTAACTCCACCATTTTCTCTATATTGATTAAATGTATGGAATACCATTGATGCCATTCTTCCTTTATGATACTCTTGTGGTCCATATACATTGAAGAATTTTAATCCTGTCCATTGTTTTGGAGCTATTTTTTGTTTGAATGCCCAATCATCAAATATTTTTTTAGAGTATCCATATTTATTAAGAGGCATTAATTTTTTTAATTCTTCTGGAGAAACTTCATCATTATATCCTAATTCTCCTCCACCATATGTAGCTGCTGATGAAGCATAAACATAATTTATTTGTCTTTCAGCACAGAATTCCCAAAGCTTTTTACTATATCCATAGTTATTAGCCATTAGGAAATCACCATCTCTCTCAGTAGTTGCAGAACAAGCTCCCATATGTACTACACCTGTTATTTTTTCTGCATTAGCTGGATTTGAAAGCCAATCAAAAAGATCATCTCTATCTACCCAATCAGCATAATCTCTTTTTCTTAAATTTAACCATTTTTCTTCAGTTCTTAATTTAT
This genomic window contains:
- a CDS encoding MATE family efflux transporter — protein: MIKNMTEGSPVKILLSFSMPMLFSMMFQQFYNIVDSVVAGKFIGVDALAAIGASYPITVLFIAVANGASVGAAVVVSQTFGANKLVKMKTSVSTSVIAITVVSIVLTIFGTLFCSDIMRMINTPENIFADSRLYLKVYIWGLIFLFMYNTATAIFTGLGDSKTPLYFLIFSSLLNVALDILFVTKFQMGVSGIAWATFLAQGLSSILAITFLFYRLKKIKVDKKVPLFNLQMLKLICKIAVPSIFQQSFVSVGQLCVQSLINSFGSAVVAGYAAAFKIHTFVIMTLATLANASSSFVAQNIGAKKIDRVKEGYKVTVWLTEIISVTALVVVYLFGDKLLGMFIDIEKEVEILNIGIDFVRTTAPFYTVVCIKIAADAVLRGAGDMNEFMATTFADLVLRVAFSYVFAAKIGYIGIYWAFPAGWILGTLLSIYYYMKGKWKTTGLLRNR
- a CDS encoding undecaprenyl-diphosphate phosphatase, whose protein sequence is MNPFLIVIILGIVEGMTEFLPVSSTGHMILVEKFINSSFFSKSFMDSFLIIVQLGAILAVVLYFWNDLTPFVRDKEVFVQRFRLWAKVVVGVLPSAVIGLLLDDYISEYFMGNVVVVATTLIFYGIILIVVEKYYKSSSNIDSFSKMGYKKAFTVGLFQCLAMIPGTSRSGATIIGGLLLGLSRGVATEFSFFLAIPTMFGATLLKLLKNGLKFSPVEWQLLGVGSLVSFVVAYLVIKWFMGYIKKRDFVSFGIYRIVLGILVLIAVFI
- the rfaD gene encoding ADP-glyceromanno-heptose 6-epimerase — its product is MIIVTGAAGMIGSAFVWKLNEMGINDILVVDKLRTEEKWLNLRKRDYADWVDRDDLFDWLSNPANAEKITGVVHMGACSATTERDGDFLMANNYGYSKKLWEFCAERQINYVYASSAATYGGGELGYNDEVSPEELKKLMPLNKYGYSKKIFDDWAFKQKIAPKQWTGLKFFNVYGPQEYHKGRMASMVFHTFNQYRENGGVKLFKSHKEGYKDGEQLRDFVYLKDVVDVIYFLLTEKVESGVYNIGTGEARSFLDLSMATMRAASKNPDLAVEDVVEFIPMPEDLRGRYQYFTQASMDKLKKAGYTKKFHSLEEGVKDYVENYMATEDPYL